AGCCGGACCCGCCTCTGCAGGAATGGGCGGTTATGCGCCAATTATATCGGGCCGGCGATTTGCCGGCGCGCCTGTGCGGCACCCATGATAAAACGGATCCATGGGTATGAATCGCGAAATCAGCATCCGGCTCCTGAACCAGGCCGTCTCCGACGAGCTGCAGGCCGTGCATCAATACATGTATTTCCATTTCCACCTTGACGACCAGGGCTTCGGCCCGCTGTCGATGCTGTTCAAGCGCATCGCCATCATGGAAATGGGCCACGTGGAGACTCTCGCCGAACGCATCCTCTTCCTCAAAGGCGACGTGGACATGAAGCTCGCCGCGCCCGTCGAGCGCATCACCGAACCGGAAGCCATCCTTGCCAA
This DNA window, taken from Bryobacteraceae bacterium, encodes the following:
- the bfr gene encoding bacterioferritin; amino-acid sequence: MNREISIRLLNQAVSDELQAVHQYMYFHFHLDDQGFGPLSMLFKRIAIMEMGHVETLAERILFLKGDVDMKLAAPVERITEPEAILAKAMAMEDESAVFYNKAALECAANADSASKQIFEKLVADEESHFDLFEKQLDNIKRFGPSYLALQSFGPGEGEKEGAAG